The Dokdonia donghaensis DSW-1 DNA window TCTTTAAGATATCCTCCACCATTTTTTTGCTCTACATTTACAAAACGCGCCAGGCCATAATCTTGTAAAACCTCTTCACCATCTTCATATAGGGAGTACGATAATTTATCAAAGTGACCGTGACTTAACCCGTGAGCAGCATTCTTCATAACAAGTGCCATTGTGCCGCCCTCATAATTTGCACGTAATATAGCTACACCGCCTTCATCACCTTTTGCTCCGTCACGTAAGAGCATAGACTCTTTTATAAAAGGTTGTGCTTTGCCTTGATGTATGCCTTGAGCAACTGCAAGACCTGTGGCATCTAGCTGTACATTATCTTGTTGTAGTGCGACAGATAGTAGTCTTGGGTCTTGATTACCGTAGTAGTATGCAATATCTACTGCAGAAACAAGGGACGCCGTTTGGTATGACATTCCCTTTTGTCCATCATTAAGAGGGAAGAATTCACCATCTGCATCTGTAAGGTTTAATAGGGCATCTACCGCTTTAATGAGTACACCGCCGTTGTATTCAAATATCTTGAGCTCTGGTTTTTTTGTTTCTAACGCTTGCGCGAAAGCTAAGAATGGATACATCGCATAACGTTGGTAGTAAGGACCCTCTGTATAATATCCATCTGGCGAAAATGGCTCATCTAGATTTGCCAAAAATCCAGACTTTTGTCCTTCTTTTTTTATAGTCCCGCCATCATTGTCGAGAGCTGCACTATCTATGCCATCGTCCTTTATTCCGAATAGCGCTCTATCTACTAGCTCATCATCATTCATCACTAAGCCTATCATCCCTACAGCTACAGTTCCCCAAGTACTATGATTATGTACTCTATTAAAAAACTGTGGTGTTTCTATAGATAGAAAATCTGCAAAGGGACGAAATAATTCATTATCTAAGGTCTGTCGTTCTTCTTCTGTGATCCATCCTCTTATACCGTCATACGCCTGACTCATATATACCAGCCAGTTTGCATCATTAAGACATTGCCAAAAGATTTTTCCGCGGGCATATGAGCGTTCTTGCGGGTGACGAGGTAGTGACTTGTACATCTTTGCATATGCTAGTAATACATCTCTGGTAAACGCTGCATATTTAGTATCACCTGTAATTTGAAACAGGGCACCTGCTTTTTGTAAAGCGGCATAATTTTTTTTGTGTTGCGTATGGGTGTAGCCACCAGCCATATCTTTTGGTATGGGCACTTGTATACCTTCTGCCATTGCCGCATCTACTTCTTGCTTTGCTCGCTCAAGTGATTTGTCAAATAATGGGACACTCCCTAATGCACTTTTTATATCATCTACACTTTTTGAGGTAAGCATTAGTTTAGGGTGATCTGCATTACTTTCTAAGTCACTTGGTGTAGTAGTTTGATCTTGATTTTTACAAGAAAGAGCAACCATTACAATTGCAATGAGCTGTATAGCTTTTTTTAAGTGTTTAAAGTGTGTCATAAATAGTTACTTTATCTTATAAGTTACTGCTGCTGCAGGTTGTAATGTGTAGTTTGTATCAATACCATCTTGAGTGACAATAATCGCTACTTTTTTGCCACTTAGTAGCGTGATGGTTAATTCTTGATTGTTTACTTGAGTCATTATATCTCCTCCTTCGGGAATTTCAATATTTACTGTGTCAACAACCGCTTTTGAAATATTAAAGTAAATGGAGCTATTTCCTTTAAATAGCATTTTTGAGCTCCCATTATGAAGGGACCACCCTTTTAAAGAAGGGTTTTTCTCAGTTTCTAGTATGCGGGTGTCGTAAGTACTATAAGGATAAAGTACAGTAATAAAACTGTATGAAGCTTCTCCTTCTTTAGAAATAGTAGACCACTGTTTTCCTCTTTTTCCAGAAGTAGTTACACGATCCACCTTATTGAGTTGGTAAATATCTAGACCGCTTCCGTTAGAAAAATTAGAACGTAAGAGTTCGGCACCATTTTCTGTGGTGTAGTGACCTTGCCATTGTTGCTTATAGGTATGTGCTTCTTTAGCGTAAAAATTATCTTTCACGATCCAAAAATCATCTTCTACAGAGATTACTTGTCTTGTGTATGTAACCCCTTTTTCCTCAAAGCCATCGTGGCTGCCTATAAAGAGATCTATAGATTCGTTAGAGAGCCACCCCAGCACCTTAGGTTCTGGAAGACTTTTAAATTTACCAAAACCACTTCCTCCTTTATTAGATGTGTAGTCTTTACCTTGAAGTATATTGTCTACAAGTGCAACATTTTTTACTTCACTATTTTTAAATAGCTCTAGGTCATCTAGAGAGTAGCGTACTTGGTAATTAGGTAAAATTACGTGCTCATTTGCCATTGCTTGTATACCTAGCATATCTCCGTGCTGGTGGTCTGGCTTGTCTTTATCAAGACCTGCAGCTATTATGAGCATTTTGTTACTGGGTTTCCAGCCCTCTCTCATTATATAATAACCTGTGTCTGTAAAAGCATATGACTTTGTTTCTGGTGGCGTAGCTTTTATAGATTTTAAGCCCTCAAGTTGATTACGGCTTAGGTACCATAAATATTTAGGTTGTACTGCTTGCTTTGCAAAATATCCCATTGCTGGGTCGTCAAATAATAAATACCCCAGTGTAAGTGAGCCCGAGATGTCATTTTTTTCTGCCCAAGGCGTATCTGTATCATCAGAGAGTACAGGAGCGCTTCCGTCTGGATAAGCAACTTTAGTGAGCGTTGTAAATAATGATTTGAGCTTGTCTTCCCATAGTGTACTTACGGGCATATTACTTTTTTGGGCCAATTGGTACACATAAAAATAGTTGTCTATATCGCTCTGGTGGTAATGTATAGTACGTTCAAACTGAAACCCATCTTCATTAATCTCTCTTTTAAGATGCTCTTCCAGAAGTGACATAGCGTGTGTATACCACACATCTGCATCTTTAAAGTCATTTAATATTATAGCAAGCATAGCCAGTGCAGAAAGACCTCTGGTCTGGTGATTGCCAGCTTTAAACTCTTTATTGTTTTTATATAAATGTGCTGCGTGTTGAAGTAGTGTGGCTATAGTAGTAAGTTGATTCTTGTCTGTGTATGCTGCTTCTCCCAGATATCCATTATGTATTTGAAGCCAGTTTAAAATGCGATAACCAGATCTAAAAGACTCATACACGCCATTACCATCATTTATGGTTTCAAAACTACTAGTAATTAAAGCATTATTAAGAGATGCTAGTTGCGATGTGTAATAGTCTATGTAAGATGGGTTTTTATTCTCATAGCGGTATAAAAAGGCAATGTCTACCATTTTATGTTGCCTAGCAAGGTGTCTTAAACCATATGCATTAATAGGAGTTCCATTTTTATAGTTAAAAGGTAATTTCCAAAACGTGCTATCATCAAATTTATCTAGGTGATCTTGAGCTCTAGCCGTGTGATATTTCTCCATCTTTGGGTAAAGACGTTTGTACTCTTCAAAACGCGTGTCTGTCTCGTGCCAGTCATAAAAATAACGAGAGGCAAAAACAGTTCTAAAATGTAGAGCGAGACCCGCTTGAGAAACTTCTCCTAGATCGTCTTGTACACTCGTTTTGAGATATGGGAATAGTTCATCTATAGCAATTACCTGCTCAGAAGGAATATGCTGTGCATATCCTGATAGGGTAAATAATAAGAAGCATAGCTGAATCCCATATTTTTTAAAATGCTGCAACATTAGTAAACTAACTTAAGTTTTAAGTTTTGCACTACTTTGATCTCTCCAGAGTTTGAAGTCTTATTATCCACAGGTTCTTGTCCTTTTTCACCCCACAGTACTGCGATGGTCTTTATAGGGTTATTTGTAAAGGTATTTTCGGCAAGAGTTACGTTTACGATCCCTCTTGTTTTTAATAAAATATTACTCTTCTCTTGAGCGCCACATTGTGTAAATGTATTGCCACGCACGACAAGGCTACCGCCTATAGTAGACTCGTCATAACCACCACGGTAGTAGTCTAGCACATTCATCCCTACGTTTGTAAAGTTGTTATCCTCTACAAAAACAAAAGCCGCGTTATAATCTCCTTTGTCATTAGTTTCCTTATTAAGTTGGATACCTCTTGCAGTGTTTTTTATGATGCTATTTTTAATTGAGATTGTATCTGCAAACGAAGCTTTACTAGTTTCTAACACACTTTTAAAACCATCTATCTCAACATTATCTAGCCATAATTCATATGCCTGGCCCATCCCTTTTTCTAGGGTTGCAAATGCGTCTGTACCTTTATCACCCTTAAGTATAATGTTTGATAGCTTAAGCTTTGCTCTGGGTTGTAGTTCAAAGCCTTTGGTAGCGTTTTTAAAAGTAATCACTGGTCTGTTAGTCGTTGCTGTAGATTGTAGGGTTACCGCTTTCGCGAAAGCGTAATTACCATCTACCTCATATGTGCCAGGTGTTATAGTTATGGTAGTGCCTTGGCTCGCATTCTTTATAGCCTCTGCAAGTTGTGCTTCTGTCGAAACTGTTATTGTTTCTGGGGTTTTTTGCGCTGGTCTGGTGTTAAACCACGAGGTCCCGTAGTTTGAGAGATCTAGCAATTCTTGATGATTACTTGATACCGAAACAATAGCCCCTGCACGGTTAGACTTATCACGGCTGTTGCCTAATAAATCTTGATCTATACGGTCAAAATCAAAGCCATTGTGAAGTTCATTTTGCGCTCCTTGAGGTGCAGCAAATAAGTTGTCACCTTCCGACAGTTCTAGCGTTTTTGTGATGATACCATCTGTCTTATAATCGCTCGTGTTTTTTACATTTATAAAGTTGCTCTTAAAAGTCACTCCTGTGATAGAGTCATATGTTTTTACCACACTGGCAGTAGGCGCATCTGTATATATAAGATTATTTGCTACTACCATACGCTCTGCTCTTGCAGACCTAATCTCTGAAGCGGGTAACACCTCTGCCTGACTCAAATTTGCACCTACACCAAAATGCCAAGGGGTCTTTGAGTTTATAAAAGAGTTATGTGCAACCACAACATCTGTCACTTGGTTATAGCGATTAAGTGGAGATTTTGGGATACCATTCATTACGGCAAGCGGCGCTCTAAACTCGTTACCCTTTAGGTTATAGAAGTAGTTATTTACAATCCAGTGGCCCGTGTTTATAACACGTATACCACCTATAAATTCTGAATTGTCATTACCTATAAATACGTTTCCATCTATAGTAGCATAATTACCGTGTCTCAATACCAGTGAACCCTCAGATTCAAAAAATACATTGTTTTTAAATGTATTGTAGTTACTCTTACTAGAGATAATCTCTACCTCACCATTACAACGTTCAAAATAATTGTGCTCTACATTTACATATCCTGGAGTCATAGAGGTGTAGCTGTCTCCCAGTTGTAGTGTCTCTGCACGTGGACCTCCTTTTCTAGGGCGCGGGCCAAAATGGTTGTCTTTAATCTGGTGATAGGTGTTTACATTTTCATTACCCTTGAGCATCACACGTAGGGTAGGGCCTTGGTTTGTTTTTCCAGTCACATAATTATGGTCAAAACTGTTGTGTTGCCCCCATAGCTCTATCCAGTGGTTTTTACTATCACGATCTGGGTTTGTAAAATCTTCTATTACACAATCTGTAACACGAGAATGGTATGCAATTGTTGTGTCATTTATTTTATAACGTATTACCGCTTTTTCTGTCGTAAATCCATTTTTAAAATGTAAACCACTCACGTGCAAGTAAGATCCTCCTAGCTTGAGTGAAGAGTTGCCCTCTAAGGTAACCTCACCTGGAGTTTCGGCTGTAAGAGAAATGGGATTTGCTTCTGTACCCTCACCATAAAATTTTATGGCAGCATCTTTCCACACACCGTTTTTAAGTACAATATGATCTCCAGGTTGGGCATTTTTAATGGCTGTGTTGAGCTCGTCTATGGTGGCTACGGTCTGGCTTGCGTCTAGCGATGCCTCTTTACAGGCGCTCAAAAGTACGAGTGAGCAAAGAAGTATGAGATGTTTATACATAATGGAGTATTGTTGTTATTTTTAAGTGCGCTTTCGCGAAAGCGTACTATTAATGAGTAACCTCAAGATTATAGTATTTAAGCGTGGCAAATGCCTGTGCGTCTGTACTGGTTAAATAATTGCCTGCTTTAAAGTAGTTTTCAAAAGGCCATTTCTCCAGACTTACGTCTTCATAGATTAATGGACTTTGATCGTTGAGCTGTATTTCTAAACGGGCTTCAGTGGCTGTAATGCTCAAGGTAAAAGGTTCAAACCCTACATAACCCATATTGTCCTTTATATCCTCCCAAGTATCGCTTGAGGTGTCTAGTAAAGCATCACCCTCTGTGCTCTCATCTACCAGTGATTTTTTATGAGACCAGATGTATCCATCTTTCCAATACATTTTTAAGAGAGGAGGGCCGTTATTAGAACTAAAGCCGTGGGTTTCCATATCTTCTTGAGATATGATGCCGTGTATTTGCATTACAATAGTGCGATGGTAGTCGTTGCTTGGGTTGCCATCTTGAGATATGTCTTCCATTTTAAGAGTTCCAGAGAGCGTACCACCTTGGGTAAGCGTCCAGTTTTCTCTGGAGTTAGAAGGGTTTATGAGTTCTCTTAACTCTGTTCTAGAATAACTGCTATTTGCTGTAGATGATGCTGGGTACACGTGAAAAACGAGTGAGGTATCCTCTATATCATCATACATAAATGGTGCTATTGCCTCTATGTTTTGATACCCAAAATCAACTAGTTGTGCTGGCTGATACTCATCTGGGCTTCCGTTATTATTTTCATCTACAGGAAGGGTGATTTTCCAGTTAGAAAAATCTATTGCGGCATACTGGCTAGT harbors:
- a CDS encoding polysaccharide lyase family 7 protein, with translation MQTVIILQCMLQCMLQSTQYRYIIILLFCVVSISCSSTDEGDDPPFTPTPQVEDTQGTTDGETDTSQYAAIDFSNWKITLPVDENNNGSPDEYQPAQLVDFGYQNIEAIAPFMYDDIEDTSLVFHVYPASSTANSSYSRTELRELINPSNSRENWTLTQGGTLSGTLKMEDISQDGNPSNDYHRTIVMQIHGIISQEDMETHGFSSNNGPPLLKMYWKDGYIWSHKKSLVDESTEGDALLDTSSDTWEDIKDNMGYVGFEPFTLSITATEARLEIQLNDQSPLIYEDVSLEKWPFENYFKAGNYLTSTDAQAFATLKYYNLEVTH
- a CDS encoding heparinase II/III family protein — translated: MLQHFKKYGIQLCFLLFTLSGYAQHIPSEQVIAIDELFPYLKTSVQDDLGEVSQAGLALHFRTVFASRYFYDWHETDTRFEEYKRLYPKMEKYHTARAQDHLDKFDDSTFWKLPFNYKNGTPINAYGLRHLARQHKMVDIAFLYRYENKNPSYIDYYTSQLASLNNALITSSFETINDGNGVYESFRSGYRILNWLQIHNGYLGEAAYTDKNQLTTIATLLQHAAHLYKNNKEFKAGNHQTRGLSALAMLAIILNDFKDADVWYTHAMSLLEEHLKREINEDGFQFERTIHYHQSDIDNYFYVYQLAQKSNMPVSTLWEDKLKSLFTTLTKVAYPDGSAPVLSDDTDTPWAEKNDISGSLTLGYLLFDDPAMGYFAKQAVQPKYLWYLSRNQLEGLKSIKATPPETKSYAFTDTGYYIMREGWKPSNKMLIIAAGLDKDKPDHQHGDMLGIQAMANEHVILPNYQVRYSLDDLELFKNSEVKNVALVDNILQGKDYTSNKGGSGFGKFKSLPEPKVLGWLSNESIDLFIGSHDGFEEKGVTYTRQVISVEDDFWIVKDNFYAKEAHTYKQQWQGHYTTENGAELLRSNFSNGSGLDIYQLNKVDRVTTSGKRGKQWSTISKEGEASYSFITVLYPYSTYDTRILETEKNPSLKGWSLHNGSSKMLFKGNSSIYFNISKAVVDTVNIEIPEGGDIMTQVNNQELTITLLSGKKVAIIVTQDGIDTNYTLQPAAAVTYKIK
- a CDS encoding chondroitinase-B domain-containing protein, which translates into the protein MYKHLILLCSLVLLSACKEASLDASQTVATIDELNTAIKNAQPGDHIVLKNGVWKDAAIKFYGEGTEANPISLTAETPGEVTLEGNSSLKLGGSYLHVSGLHFKNGFTTEKAVIRYKINDTTIAYHSRVTDCVIEDFTNPDRDSKNHWIELWGQHNSFDHNYVTGKTNQGPTLRVMLKGNENVNTYHQIKDNHFGPRPRKGGPRAETLQLGDSYTSMTPGYVNVEHNYFERCNGEVEIISSKSNYNTFKNNVFFESEGSLVLRHGNYATIDGNVFIGNDNSEFIGGIRVINTGHWIVNNYFYNLKGNEFRAPLAVMNGIPKSPLNRYNQVTDVVVAHNSFINSKTPWHFGVGANLSQAEVLPASEIRSARAERMVVANNLIYTDAPTASVVKTYDSITGVTFKSNFINVKNTSDYKTDGIITKTLELSEGDNLFAAPQGAQNELHNGFDFDRIDQDLLGNSRDKSNRAGAIVSVSSNHQELLDLSNYGTSWFNTRPAQKTPETITVSTEAQLAEAIKNASQGTTITITPGTYEVDGNYAFAKAVTLQSTATTNRPVITFKNATKGFELQPRAKLKLSNIILKGDKGTDAFATLEKGMGQAYELWLDNVEIDGFKSVLETSKASFADTISIKNSIIKNTARGIQLNKETNDKGDYNAAFVFVEDNNFTNVGMNVLDYYRGGYDESTIGGSLVVRGNTFTQCGAQEKSNILLKTRGIVNVTLAENTFTNNPIKTIAVLWGEKGQEPVDNKTSNSGEIKVVQNLKLKLVY
- a CDS encoding alginate lyase family protein, yielding MTHFKHLKKAIQLIAIVMVALSCKNQDQTTTPSDLESNADHPKLMLTSKSVDDIKSALGSVPLFDKSLERAKQEVDAAMAEGIQVPIPKDMAGGYTHTQHKKNYAALQKAGALFQITGDTKYAAFTRDVLLAYAKMYKSLPRHPQERSYARGKIFWQCLNDANWLVYMSQAYDGIRGWITEEERQTLDNELFRPFADFLSIETPQFFNRVHNHSTWGTVAVGMIGLVMNDDELVDRALFGIKDDGIDSAALDNDGGTIKKEGQKSGFLANLDEPFSPDGYYTEGPYYQRYAMYPFLAFAQALETKKPELKIFEYNGGVLIKAVDALLNLTDADGEFFPLNDGQKGMSYQTASLVSAVDIAYYYGNQDPRLLSVALQQDNVQLDATGLAVAQGIHQGKAQPFIKESMLLRDGAKGDEGGVAILRANYEGGTMALVMKNAAHGLSHGHFDKLSYSLYEDGEEVLQDYGLARFVNVEQKNGGGYLKENTSWAKQTIAHNTIVQDETSHYKGIFKESSKHHPEVTTFETSDPNIQVVSAVEANAYPGTEFTRTMMMVTLDHHKKPLLIDILNVTSDSNHKYDLPLYYKGQVVATNLDLNTPPQLSPLGTKAGYQHIWKEATGIPSTENTQFTWLDNKKFYSATVLTEGKDQFILGRVGASDPEFNLRRDPMLIHRRNNMKNGLFVQVIESHGTYNPVTEKAENAYAAIQNIKSLASPQGYTALELTLQNKDRYAVIVVDSAFAKAQHKLELSNSTYTWKGTYYFKQLKN